The Penicillium oxalicum strain HP7-1 chromosome VI, whole genome shotgun sequence genome window below encodes:
- a CDS encoding Orotidine 5'-phosphate decarboxylase yields MSSKSQSTYSARATSHPNPLARRLFEVAEAKKSNVTVSADVTTTKELLDLADRLGPYIAVIKTHIDILSDFSEETITGLKALAAKHNFLIFEDRKFIDIGNTVQKQYHQGTLRISEWSHIINCSVLPGEGIVEALAQTAQAPDFPYGSDRGLLILAEMTSKGSLATGAYTSASVDYARKYHSFVLGFVSTRALSEVESSVAPADGEDFVVFTTGVNLSSKGDKLGQQYQTPQSAIGRGADFIIAGRGIYAAPDPVEAAKQYQQQGWEAYLARVGGQ; encoded by the exons ATGTCTTCCAAATCCCAATCGACATACAGCGCTCGCGCAACCAGCCACCCCAACCCTCTGGCTCGCCGATTGTTCGAGGTGgccgaagccaagaagagcaaTGTGACCGTCTCGGCCGACGTGACCACGACCAAGGAGCTTCTGGATCTGGCGGACC GCTTGGGTCCCTATATCGCCGTCATCAAGACCCACATCGATATTCTCTCCGACTTTAGCGAAGAGACCATCACCGGTCTCAAGGCCCTCGCCGCCAAGCACAATTTCCTCATCTTCGAAGACCGCAAGTTCATCGACATTGGCAACACCGTCCAGAAGCAGTACCACCAAGGAACCCTCCGCATTTCTGAGTGGTCTCACATCATTAACTGCTCTGTGCTTCCCGGTGAGGGTATCGTGGAAGCTCTGGCGCAAACCGCCCAGGCGCCCGATTTCCCCTACGGGTCCGACCGCGGTCTGCTCATTCTCGCGGAGATGACCTCCAAGGGTTCTCTGGCCACAGGCGCATACACCTCTGCCTCGGTGGACTATGCGCGCAAGTACCACAGCTTTGTGCTGGGCTTTGTGTCGACGCGCGCGCTGAGCGAAGTTGAGAGCAGTGTGGCCCCGGCGGATGGGGAAGATTTTGTTGTCTTCACGACCGGAGTGAACCTGTCTTCCAAGGGTGACAAGCTAGGCCAGCAGTACCAGACGCCGCAGTCAGCCATTGGCCGCGGTGCTGATTTTATTATTGCCGGACGAGGTATCTACGCTGCGCCTGACCCTGTCGAGGCTGCTAAGCAGTACCAGCAGCAGGGCTGGGAGGCCTATCTTGCTCGTGTCGGAGGCCAGTAA
- a CDS encoding putative acetyltransferase, producing MAELTEREKMLRGELFVSFTPELIAARNRCKYAYTRFNNAGEVPRRHLIELWRDVVEDKTPLPPPVEDPVADDELFKHEPWIEPPIKVDYGFNVFLGKDIFINSNCVFIDTMPITVGDRTLFGPNVSLFAGGHPVDPAVRNGMDGPEMGAPITIQEDCWIGGNVTILPGVTIGKGSTVGAGSVVTKDVPAFHVVAGNPARIIRKIETAMRE from the exons ATGGCCGAACTAACCGAACGGGAGAAGATGCTGCGCGGGGAGCTCTTTGTTTCCTTTACTCCCGAGTTGATTGCGGCTCGCAACCGCTGTAAATATGCCTACACCCGCTTCAACAACGCAGGAGAAGTCCCCCGGAGACATCTCATCGAGCTTTGGAGAGA CGTGGTTGAAGACAAGACTCCGCTTCCTCCCCCGGTGGAAGATCCCGTCGCAGACGATGAACTCTTCAAGCATGAGCCATGGATTGAACCACCCATCAAGGTAGACTATGGGTTCAATGTCTTTCTTGGCAAAGATATTTTCATCAATTCCAATTGTGTCTTTATTGACACCATGCCGATCACTGTCGGGGACCGCACACTCTTTGGCCCTAATGTCAGCCTCTTCGCCGGTGGTCATCCGGTTGACCCAGCGGTCCGAAATGGCATGGATGGTCCGGAGATGGGGGcacccatcaccatccaGGAAGATTGTTGGATTGGTGGCAATGTGACGATCTTGCCTGGTGTGACGATTGGCAAAGGCTCCACGGTGGGTGCGGGCAGTGTCGTGACAAAG GATGTACCAGCCTTCCATGTGGTCGCAGGAAATCCAGCCCGCATTATTCGCAAAATTGAGACTGCAATGAGGGAGTGA
- a CDS encoding Polyadenylation factor subunit 2 yields the protein MAYYDEHGGVGAGRFTKNFDGPVGPRRPRLVTDYGSSMVQWMRTRRPRFRGEHRMEAERPSASFAVDMLPPMARTYSPADTIPVRHLHQSIGKSKKPIVVVRWTPEGRRLLTGGHTGEFMLWNGTAFNFETVMDAHYDQVQAGVTSLGWSHSHEWLISGGQRGDIKYWRPNFNNVETIDDAHHDAVRDLAWAPSDTKFLSASDDTTLKIFDFTSRTCDTVLSGHNWDVKSCDWHPTKGLLVSGSKDHQVKFWDPRTARCLTTLHSHKNTVTTTRFSRVNSNLLATSSRDQTARVFDLRMMRDICILRGHEKPVSSLTWHPVHSNLISTGAEDGSLYHYLLDEPNLPAGHVPTVAPYDSPDPANTPPQVIFPAHRVQYAHGATIWSLDWHPLGHILASGSKDNFTRFWSRARPGETGYMKDRFHIGEEAAEAQGTWNRGFGRRQMREEEEQEMQDEAEGLVDQRRPGAAPTLPGIQAGGNGQPDGPGFLPGIGSAQPPAPPPGLPGMGGMDPGRLAAIMSSQPGQQQAGPPQNQAMPGFPMIPGMGAAPPMNMDLAQLQKQFASQGFPMPPMPPNMNMPPGFPGLPGLQGGGMPDSGRR from the exons ATGGCCTACTACGACGAGCACGGAGGTGTTGGCGCGGGCAGATTCACAAAGAATTTCGACGGGCCAGTTGGACCTCGTCGGCCAA GGTTGGTGACCGACTATGGCTCATCAATGGTACAATGGATGCGCACACGGCGCCCTCGCTTTCGCGGCGAGCACCGCATGGAGGCGGAACGTCCAAGCGCGAGCTTTGCAGTCGAC ATGCTCCCTCCCATGGCGCGAACATATTCCCCTGCCGATACAATTCCCGTTCGACACCTCCATCAGTCAATTGGAAAATCGAAAAAGCCCATTGTGGTCGTGCGCTGGACGCCGGAGGGAAGACGCTTACTGACTGGTGGACATACGGGTGAATTTATGCTCTGGAATGGAACAGCCTTTAATTTCGAGACGGTCATGGAT GCGCATTACGATCAGGTACAAGCTGGAGTTACTTCCCTAGGCTGGTCGCATAGCCACGAATGGTTGATTTCGGGTGGACAACGAGGTGACATCAAGTACTGGCGACCGAACTTCAACAACGTCGAAACGATTGACGACGCACATCATGACGCGGTTCGCGATCTGGCCTGGGCACCCAGTGACACGAAATTCCTCTCCGCCTCTGATGACACCACCCTCAAAATCTTTGATTTTACCTCTCGTACTTGCGACACCGTCCTCTCCGGTCATAACTGGGATGTCAAGTCGTGTGATTGGCATCCCACCAAAGGCCTGCTGGTTTCGGGCTCGAAAGACCACCAAGTGAAATTTTGGGATCCACGCACGGCCAGATGTTTGACCACCCTCCACAGCCACAAGAACACCGTCACTACGACACGCTTCTCCCGAGTGAACAGCAACTTGCTTGCGACCTCGTCACGGGACCAGACCGCGCGAGTGTTCGACCTACGGATGATGCGAGACATCTGCATTCTTCGTGGACACGAGAAGCCTGTCTCGTCGTTGACGTGGCACCCTGTTCACAGCAACCTGATTTCCACCGGCGCCGAAGATGGCTCGCTCTACCACTATCTACTTGACGAGCCGAATCTACCCGCCGGTCATGTTCCTACTGTGGCACCATATGACAGTCCTGACCCGGCCAACACCCCCCCACAAGTCATCTTCCCTGCGCATCGCGTGCAATATGCTCATGGTGCCACAATTTGGTCATTGGACTGGCATCCACTCGGTCATATTCTCGCTTCTGGTTCCAAAGACAACTTCACTCGATTCTGGTCACGGGCTAGGCCCGGTGAGACTGGTTACATGAAAGACCGATTCCACATTGGCGAGGAGGCTGCCGAGGCACAGGGTACTTGGAATCGTGGATTTGGTCGGAGACAAATGcgcgaagaagaggaacaagAAATGCAAGACGAGGCTGAAGGGCTGGTCGACCAACGCCGACCCGGAGCGGCGCCCACTCTGCCTGGCATCCAAGCCGGCGGCAACGGCCAGCCGGACGGGCCCGGCTTTCTGCCTGGCATCGGAAGTGCTCAACCGCCTGCTCCACCACCCGGTCTCCCAGGCATGGGTGGGATGGACCCCGGCCGACTGGCGGCAATCATGTCTTCTCAGCCTGGTCAGCAGCAGGCCGGGCCTCCACAGAACCAGGCCATGCCAGGATTTCCCATGATTCCTGGCATGGGTGCTGCTCCGCCCATGAACATGGATTTGGCGCAATTGCAAAAACAGTTTGCATCTCAGGGGTTCCCGATGCCGCCGATGCCTCCCAACATGAATATGCCACCAGGCTTCCCTGGACTTCCCGGGTTGCAGGGGGGTGGTATGCCTGATTCTGGTCGACGTTAG
- a CDS encoding putative transporter, which produces MADAEKVAGVSPVVDVVTSKHVDSTLEKHAHDADEAMKAFEDLHGETIELDESTNRRLLRTIDWHMMPVMCCVYGMNYLDKTTLSYASIMGLKQDLNLQGDQYQWLGSLFYFGYLAWEYPTNRLLQRLPLGKYSAACIVIWGLILTCFAAVQNFSGAIAIRIFLGVFESAVTPGFALITSQWYTKKEQGSRVNIWFSFNGFGQILGGVVAYGIAIGTKHHGSSIAPWKIVFLFTGVLTIILGFIFLWVVPDNQLNARWLKKEDQVLAVVRVRANQQGIGNKHFKMYQVKESLLDPIPWAFFFYALVADIPNGGLSNFFSLLITGFGFTAEQSLILGVPGGVVEVIALLLNGYVGHITNQRLLSSLGGLVTAMIGVILIVALPESYNVGRLIGYYMTQASPTSFVALLAMISSNVAGYTKKTTVAAMYLIGYCVGNIIGPQTFRPKDAPHYTPAVITIIVCYFLSLCITVFIWWWYRRENARKAEIQARPDYVRLENQEWLDLTDRENPDFIYAL; this is translated from the exons ATGGCGGATGCGGAGAAAGTCGCTGGGGTGTCACCCGTCGTGGACGTGGTGACTTCCAAGCATGTTGACTCTACGCTGGAGAAGCATGCTCACGATGCGGACGAGGCGATGAAGGCTTTTGAGGACCTTCATGGTGAAACTATTGAGTTGGATGAGTCGACAAACCGCCGCCTTCTCCGCACAATTGACTGGCACATGATGCCCGTCATGTGTTGTGTGTACGGGATGAATTACTTGGATA AGACGACTCTATCGTATGCCAGTATCATGGGATTGAAGCAGGACTTGAACCTTCAGGGTGATCAGTACCAATGGTTGGGAAGCTTGTTCTATTTTg GGTACCTGGCATGGGAATATCCCACCAACCGTCTGCTACAGCGTCTGCCGCTGGGCAAGTATTCTGCCGCGTGCATTGTGATCTGGGGACTCATTTTGACCTGCTTTGCGGCCGTCCAGAATTTCAGTGGCGCCATCGCCATTCGAATCTTTCTGGGCGTTTTTGAATCGGCCGTGACGCCGGGATTTGCTCTGATCACCTCTCAG TGGTATACCAAGAAAGAGCAAGGCTCGCGGGTGAACATTTGGTTCAGTTTCAACGGCTTCGGTCAGATCCTCGGCGGCGTGGTAGCGTACGGCATTGCCATTGGCACAAAGCACCATGGTTCATCGATTGCCCCTTGGAAGATCGTTTTCCTGTTTACGGGTGTTCTCACGATTATCCTgggattcatcttcttgtggGTGGTGCCGGACAATCAGCTGAATGCGCGCTGGCTGAAAAAGGAAGATCAAGTGCTTGCTGTGGTTCGGGTTCGGGCCAATCAGCAGGGAATTGGCAACAAACACTTCAAGATGTACCAGGTAAAGGAGTCACTGCTTGATCCGATCCCAtgggcctttttcttttacgCGCTGGTCGCCGATATCCCCAACGGGGGTCTGAGCAACTTTTTCAGCCTATTG ATCACCGGCTTTGGCTTTACGGCAGAGCAGAGTCTGATTCTTGGGGTCCCTGGTGGTGTGGTGGAAGTCATCGCGCTCTTGCTGAATGGCTACGTTGGCCACATCACCAACCAGCGACTGCTCTCCAGTTTGGGTGGCCTGGTCACTGCCATGATCGGCGTCATTCTTATTGTGGCTCTTCCCGAGTCGTATAATGTTGGGCGCTTGATCGGATATTACATGACTCAGGCCAGCCCGACCTCGTTCGTTGCACTCTTAGCCATGATCTCGTCCAATGTGGCTGGCTACACGAAGAAAACGACAGTGGCCGCCATGTACCTGATTGGGTATTGCGTTGGCAACATTATTG GACCCCAAACCTTCCGGCCCAAGGATGCCCCGCACTACACCCCCGCCgtgatcaccatcatcgtCTGCTATTTTCTGAGTTTGTGCATCACCGTCTTTATCTGGTGGTGGTATCGTCGCGAGAACGCACGCAAGGCGGAGATCCAAGCCCGACCGGACTATGTGCGATTGGAAAATCAAGA GTGGCTCGATTTGACGGATCGGGAGAACCCCGATTTTATCTACGCGCTGTAA